Proteins found in one Salmo salar chromosome ssa26, Ssal_v3.1, whole genome shotgun sequence genomic segment:
- the dtwd1 gene encoding tRNA-uridine aminocarboxypropyltransferase 1: MSSLDVLASPGGVDVSSSPKSPLAKSQHPDKDSKPVTKQNPASPPLHGLKLAPHRELEQAQQRGRLKCSSCGGSRMFFCYTCCSLVGVSQQEIPSVKLPIKIDIIKHPSEVDGKSTAIHAKILAPDDVTIYTYPCIPEYEDDTDKVVLVFPGPGSVSVEEMTWRLQNLADMKSAASPDEEPSPKRPRAEEPPGATQQAEGQTSGATHTEERGGEAGIEGQTETPGACPLQRVVFIDSTWNQTTRIITDERLQALLRVELKTRKTCFWRHQKGSPDTYLATIEAVYYFLKDYQELCLRQEYTGQYDNLMYFYCYLHTLINKAKTTAGRR; encoded by the exons ATGTCCAGTTTGGACGTGCTAGCCAGTCCCGGCGGCGTGGACGTGTCCTCCTCTCCCAAATCACCACTGGCTAAAAGCCAACATCCTGACAAGGACTCCAAACCAGTAACCAAACAGaaccctgcctcccctcccctccatggTCTGAAGCTGGCTCCCCACAGGGAGCTGGAGCAGGCGCAGCAGAGAGGCAGGCTGAAGTGTTCTAGCTGCGGAGGCTCCCGGATGTTCTTCTGCTACACCTGCTGCTCTTTAGTGGGCGTCAGCCAGCAGGAAATCCCCTCCGTCAAG CTCCCTATAAAGATTGACATCATCAAGCATCCCAGTGAGGTTGATGGGAAGAGCACAGCCATACACGCCAAGATCCTCGCCCCTGATGATGTCACCATCTACACCTACCCCTGCATACCTGAGTATGAAGATGACACAGACAAA GTAGTGCTGGTGTTCCCTGGTCCTGGATCAGTTTCAGTGGAGGAGATGACATGGAGATTACAGAACCTGGCTGACATGAAATCAGCTGCCTCCCCAGATGAGGAACCGTCCCCAAAGAGGCCCAGAGCCGAGGAGCCGCCAGGGGCCACACAGCAGGCTGAGGGACAGACATCaggagccacacacacagaagagaggggaggggaagcaGGGATAGAGGGCCAGACTGAGACACCAGGGGCCTGTCCCCTCCAGAGAGTGGTGTTTATCGATAGCACATGGAACCAGACCACCAGAATCATCACAGATGAGAGGCTACAGG CGTTGCTCCGTGTGGAGCTGAAGACCAGGAAGACGTGTTTCTGGCGCCATCAGAAAGGTTCTCCAGACACCTATCTGGCAACCATAGAGGCTGTCTACTACTTCCTCAAGGACTACCAGGAGCTGTGTCTGAGACAGGAGTACACAGGACAGTACGACAACCTGATGTACTTCTACTGTTACCTACACACACTGATCAACAAGGCTAAGACAACCGCTGGGAGACGCTGA